In Polaribacter sp. Hel_I_88, the following proteins share a genomic window:
- a CDS encoding pitrilysin family protein produces the protein MKKSILSLASAMLFVFATNAQKVEFEEYDLSNGMHVILHKDTSAPVVVTSVMYHVGAKDEQPGRTGMAHFFEHLLFEGTENIDKGEWFKIVSSNGGRNNANTTDDRTYYYEIFPSNKLELGLWMESERLLHPIIGQDGVDTQNEVVKEEKRLRVDNQPYSRFLEYVKENMFKKHPYKGTTIGKMEDLDAATLDEFLAFNKKFYVPNNATLVVAGDIDVPAAKKMIQDYFGPIPSGAEVEKDFPQEDPITEAMTAKGYDPNIQIPAIMAAYRTPSMKTRDSRVLDMISSYLSRGKSSVLYKKLVDEKKMALEAGAINVSQEDYGTYILFGLPQGETKLEDIIAEIDEEIVKIQTDLISEKDFQKLQNQFENNFVNSNSSVEGIASSLATYNVLYGDTNLINTEIDIFRSITREEIREVAKKYLNPNQRLTLEYLPEAK, from the coding sequence ATGAAGAAAAGTATTTTATCTCTTGCTTCTGCAATGTTATTTGTATTTGCTACAAATGCACAAAAAGTAGAGTTTGAAGAGTATGATTTAAGTAATGGAATGCACGTTATTTTGCATAAAGACACTTCTGCTCCAGTTGTTGTAACTTCTGTAATGTATCATGTAGGTGCCAAAGACGAACAACCAGGAAGAACAGGTATGGCTCACTTTTTTGAACACTTGTTATTTGAAGGAACAGAAAACATCGACAAAGGTGAATGGTTTAAAATTGTATCATCTAATGGAGGTAGAAATAATGCCAATACTACTGATGATAGAACGTATTATTATGAAATTTTCCCATCAAACAAATTAGAATTAGGACTTTGGATGGAATCTGAGCGTTTATTACACCCAATTATTGGTCAAGATGGTGTTGATACGCAAAACGAAGTAGTAAAAGAAGAAAAAAGATTGCGTGTAGACAATCAACCTTATTCTCGCTTTTTAGAATATGTAAAAGAAAACATGTTTAAAAAGCATCCTTATAAAGGGACTACTATTGGTAAAATGGAAGATTTGGATGCTGCTACCTTAGACGAGTTTTTGGCTTTTAACAAAAAATTCTATGTACCAAACAATGCTACTTTAGTAGTTGCTGGAGATATTGACGTACCTGCTGCAAAAAAAATGATTCAAGATTATTTTGGACCAATTCCTAGTGGAGCAGAAGTTGAAAAAGATTTTCCTCAAGAAGATCCAATTACTGAAGCAATGACTGCTAAAGGATATGATCCAAACATTCAAATACCTGCAATTATGGCTGCGTATAGAACGCCATCTATGAAAACTAGAGATTCTAGGGTTTTAGATATGATTTCGTCTTATTTAAGTAGAGGAAAAAGTTCTGTTTTATATAAAAAGTTAGTTGATGAGAAAAAAATGGCATTAGAAGCTGGTGCAATTAATGTTAGTCAAGAAGATTATGGAACATATATTTTATTTGGTTTACCTCAAGGTGAAACGAAATTAGAAGATATCATTGCAGAAATCGACGAAGAAATTGTAAAAATTCAAACCGATTTAATTTCAGAAAAAGATTTTCAGAAATTACAAAATCAGTTCGAAAACAATTTTGTGAATTCTAACTCAAGTGTAGAAGGTATTGCAAGTTCTTTAGCAACTTATAATGTTTTATATGGAGATACAAATTTAATCAACACAGAAATTGATATTTTTAGATCTATTACTAGAGAAGAAATAAGAGAGGTTGCTAAAAAATATTTGAATCCTAATCAAAGATTAAC
- the rplU gene encoding 50S ribosomal protein L21, with translation MYAIVEIAGQQFKVAKDQKVYVHRLQGEEGSKVTFDNVLLLDDAGNVTLGAPAIEGASVTAQILSHLKGDKVIVFKKKRRKGYQKKNGHRQYLSEIQIETIAASGSVKAAKKEAPKASKKAAPKKSSKGDDLKKIEGAGPKAAEALVNAGLDTFAKVAKTDAAKLSEILTEASSRLSHIVTDTWPKQAALAADGKWDELKELQDRLEGGIEK, from the coding sequence ATGTACGCAATCGTAGAGATAGCAGGGCAGCAGTTTAAAGTAGCAAAAGACCAAAAAGTTTACGTTCATCGTTTACAAGGAGAAGAAGGATCAAAAGTAACTTTTGATAACGTTCTTTTACTTGATGACGCAGGAAATGTAACTTTAGGCGCCCCAGCTATAGAAGGAGCATCAGTAACCGCTCAAATTTTAAGTCATTTAAAAGGTGATAAAGTAATCGTCTTTAAAAAGAAAAGAAGAAAAGGTTACCAAAAGAAAAACGGACACAGACAGTATTTAAGCGAGATTCAAATTGAAACTATTGCTGCTTCTGGTTCTGTGAAAGCTGCAAAAAAAGAAGCTCCAAAAGCATCTAAAAAAGCCGCTCCAAAAAAATCATCTAAAGGAGATGATTTAAAGAAAATTGAAGGTGCAGGACCTAAAGCTGCTGAAGCTTTAGTAAACGCAGGTTTAGATACTTTTGCAAAAGTAGCTAAAACAGATGCTGCTAAATTAAGCGAAATCTTAACAGAAGCTAGCTCAAGGTTATCTCATATTGTTACAGACACTTGGCCAAAACAAGCTGCTTTAGCTGCTGATGGTAAATGGGATGAATTAAAAGAATTACAAGATAGATTAGAAGGTGGTATTGAAAAATAA
- the rpmA gene encoding 50S ribosomal protein L27, with translation MAHKKGVGSSKNGRESESKRLGVKIFGGQAAIAGNIIVRQRGTTHNPGENVYMGKDHTLHAKVDGVVEFRKKRDNRSYVSVTPFEA, from the coding sequence ATGGCACATAAAAAAGGTGTAGGTAGTTCGAAGAATGGTAGAGAATCAGAATCGAAAAGACTTGGTGTAAAAATATTTGGAGGACAAGCTGCAATTGCAGGAAATATAATTGTTCGTCAAAGAGGTACAACACACAATCCAGGAGAAAACGTTTACATGGGTAAAGATCATACTTTACATGCAAAAGTTGATGGAGTTGTTGAATTCCGTAAGAAAAGAGATAATAGATCTTACGTTTCTGTAACTCCTTTTGAAGCTTAG
- a CDS encoding sensor histidine kinase, with product MKYPQLLILMLLPFFLFSQSEKKLQKIEKFIVLNKLDSAKYHLKTLNQNPYSKLLDKIITNNNVSYNNYFEFTNKILSNKLVSFEEVSNYIITNIKDPKNKKAINVVFFNIKWINICNLRNEGNLDLASKEQKKLENYIDQFNDKDANYLWAKTKLKIHPIVMLLIENKIKEGKQLALEGVKIAKDLKDIELEIIFSYHLTDFLVAENKLQEYIEVSEKCLVLEKELPEKSMFYYSTISHLIDAYIYQGGHTERVLFLMDKLYNSSSRESTYYLYSHLSGRLSKEDPLQKEIQNKFKVNNVLELVKKLDSFSKSLNSNEYLRVIQNISSTLQTHNYYIEALEYKDKVIQLTRKIYSEELSENIANYNTEQAIKDKEEEITLEKDKTKLYTVISVLSLVLLIIMLLILIKIRRQSKELSEKNLIINDALDEKELLIKEVHHRVKNNFQVIESLLEFQSEGIEDEKAIKLFNDGKNRVKSMALIHQKLYRNQGDFIDFNDYIISLLNEISFVHQPEKEVIKVINVKNIFFDVDTAIPLGLIVNEIVTNTYKYAFKDKNDEVNKISIEIEKQKDATYKLIIEDNGIGIPEDFNIETSKSIGLKLVKRLIKQLHGTFQLIRKPGTRFVLTFKDSSIRNQIE from the coding sequence ATGAAATACCCTCAGCTTTTAATCTTAATGCTTTTGCCATTCTTTTTGTTCTCACAATCTGAAAAAAAGCTTCAAAAAATAGAAAAGTTTATTGTTTTAAATAAACTGGATTCTGCAAAATATCATCTAAAAACTCTTAATCAAAACCCTTACAGCAAACTTCTAGATAAGATAATAACAAATAATAATGTTTCTTATAATAACTACTTTGAGTTTACAAATAAAATTCTTAGTAATAAGTTGGTAAGTTTTGAAGAGGTATCAAACTATATAATTACAAATATTAAAGACCCTAAAAATAAAAAAGCTATAAATGTTGTTTTTTTTAATATAAAGTGGATCAATATTTGTAATTTAAGAAATGAAGGAAATCTAGATTTAGCATCAAAAGAACAAAAGAAACTAGAAAATTATATTGATCAATTTAATGACAAAGATGCAAACTACTTGTGGGCAAAAACAAAACTAAAAATACACCCTATTGTAATGTTGTTGATTGAAAACAAAATTAAAGAAGGAAAACAACTTGCTTTAGAAGGTGTAAAAATTGCAAAAGATTTAAAAGATATTGAGTTAGAAATTATTTTTTCTTATCATTTAACAGATTTTTTAGTTGCCGAAAATAAATTACAAGAATATATTGAGGTTAGTGAAAAGTGTTTGGTATTAGAAAAAGAGTTGCCAGAAAAAAGTATGTTTTATTATAGTACCATTAGTCATTTAATTGACGCTTATATTTACCAAGGTGGCCATACTGAAAGAGTACTATTTTTAATGGATAAGCTATACAACTCTAGCTCTAGAGAAAGTACTTACTATCTTTACTCTCATCTTTCTGGGCGTTTATCTAAAGAGGATCCTTTGCAAAAAGAAATACAAAATAAATTTAAAGTTAATAATGTATTAGAGTTGGTGAAAAAACTAGATTCGTTTTCTAAAAGTCTTAATTCAAATGAATATTTAAGAGTCATCCAAAATATTTCTTCAACATTACAAACCCATAATTATTATATAGAAGCATTAGAATATAAGGATAAAGTTATACAACTTACTCGTAAAATATATTCTGAAGAATTGTCTGAAAATATAGCGAATTACAATACAGAACAAGCTATTAAAGATAAAGAAGAAGAGATAACTTTAGAAAAAGATAAAACTAAATTATATACTGTAATAAGTGTGTTAAGTTTGGTGCTACTAATTATTATGTTATTAATTTTAATAAAAATTAGAAGACAATCTAAAGAACTTTCAGAGAAAAACTTAATTATTAATGACGCCTTAGATGAAAAAGAATTATTGATTAAAGAAGTGCATCATCGTGTAAAAAATAACTTTCAAGTAATAGAAAGCTTGTTAGAATTTCAATCGGAAGGAATCGAAGATGAAAAAGCGATTAAATTATTTAATGATGGAAAAAATAGAGTAAAATCGATGGCTTTAATTCATCAAAAACTCTATAGAAACCAAGGAGATTTTATCGATTTTAATGACTACATAATTTCGCTATTAAATGAAATTTCATTTGTTCATCAACCAGAAAAAGAAGTAATAAAAGTAATTAACGTAAAAAATATTTTTTTTGATGTTGATACTGCAATTCCATTAGGTTTAATTGTTAATGAAATAGTAACAAATACCTATAAATATGCATTTAAAGATAAAAACGATGAAGTAAATAAAATTTCAATTGAAATCGAAAAACAAAAAGATGCCACCTATAAACTAATAATTGAAGATAATGGAATTGGTATTCCTGAAGATTTTAATATAGAAACCTCTAAAAGTATAGGTTTAAAATTAGTAAAAAGATTAATTAAACAACTTCATGGTACTTTTCAACTTATTAGAAAACCTGGTACTAGGTTTGTACTCACCTTTAAAGATTCAAGTATTCGAAATCAAATTGAATAA
- a CDS encoding LytTR family DNA-binding domain-containing protein: MAKTKILVVEDEILIADNICKTLKELGYDTLEPAINYTEAMLTIQKDEPDFAFLDINLSGKKTGIDIAKQIRSLYNFPFVFLTANSDLATLNLAKEVLPNGYLVKPFSKEELFTSIEIALHNFSKEKAKINEEEAINKNTLFIKDKGGYNKIIFDDILYLKSAHVYTEIFQKNDQKLVVRASLNDIISKLNEDFVRIHRSYIINIKYLDQIRTNTAKIKNVLLPIGKKYNQNLVNVIDLL, translated from the coding sequence ATGGCAAAAACAAAAATATTAGTAGTAGAAGATGAAATTCTTATTGCAGATAACATTTGTAAAACACTAAAAGAATTGGGTTATGATACTTTAGAGCCTGCCATTAACTATACAGAGGCAATGCTTACAATACAAAAAGACGAACCTGATTTTGCTTTTTTGGATATCAATTTATCAGGAAAAAAAACAGGAATTGATATTGCAAAGCAAATTAGAAGTTTATACAATTTCCCTTTTGTGTTTTTAACGGCAAATTCAGATTTAGCTACTTTGAACCTAGCAAAAGAGGTCTTGCCAAATGGTTATTTAGTGAAACCATTTTCTAAAGAAGAATTATTTACATCTATAGAAATTGCTTTGCATAATTTTTCAAAAGAAAAAGCTAAAATAAATGAAGAAGAAGCCATAAATAAAAACACACTTTTTATAAAAGATAAAGGGGGTTACAATAAAATTATATTCGATGATATTTTATATTTAAAAAGCGCACATGTTTATACTGAGATTTTTCAAAAAAATGACCAAAAACTTGTTGTAAGAGCTAGTTTAAATGATATAATTAGTAAGTTAAATGAAGATTTTGTAAGAATTCATCGAAGTTATATTATCAACATAAAATATCTTGATCAAATAAGAACAAACACTGCAAAAATTAAAAACGTACTATTACCAATTGGAAAAAAATACAACCAAAATTTAGTAAATGTTATAGATTTACTATAA
- a CDS encoding 3-deoxy-D-manno-octulosonic acid transferase, producing the protein MNFLYTIIVFVATFFLKIAAIFSKKIKLFVDGRKQTFRKISSLKNANTIWFHAASLGEFEQAIPIIEELKKSHKSYKILVTFFSPSGYEVRRNYKLADVVCYLPLDSKANAQKFIATVNPTVAIFIKYEFWPNFLKELKKKEIPTILVSGIVREQQVFFKWYGGFMRKSLEAFHHFFVQNNTSKDLLESINFTNVTIAGDTRFDRVSKILEQDNSLGFITEFKNNQYTIVAGSTWQEDEDLLVNYINNNASENEKFIIAPHNIKSDAILDLQKSIHKKSVLFSDKADKKLKEYQVFIIDTIGILTKIYAAADLVYVGGGLKTGLHNILEPATFGVPVIIGDKFDKFQEAKDLVKIGGCISIKNQAEFNKNFIALKNDANCRSLIGNINKKYIEDNLGATNLIMEYLKDKI; encoded by the coding sequence ATGAATTTTTTGTATACTATCATTGTATTTGTAGCAACATTTTTTTTGAAAATTGCAGCAATCTTCAGTAAAAAAATAAAACTTTTTGTTGACGGAAGAAAACAAACTTTTCGTAAAATATCTTCACTAAAAAACGCGAATACTATTTGGTTTCATGCTGCTTCTTTAGGCGAATTTGAACAAGCCATTCCTATTATAGAAGAATTAAAAAAAAGTCATAAAAGTTACAAAATCTTAGTTACTTTTTTTTCTCCTTCTGGTTATGAAGTAAGAAGAAATTACAAACTGGCAGATGTTGTTTGTTATTTACCTCTAGATTCAAAAGCAAACGCCCAAAAATTTATAGCTACTGTAAATCCTACAGTCGCAATTTTTATTAAATATGAATTTTGGCCAAATTTTTTAAAGGAACTAAAAAAGAAAGAAATTCCTACAATTTTAGTGTCTGGAATTGTAAGAGAACAACAAGTTTTCTTTAAATGGTATGGAGGTTTTATGAGAAAATCCTTAGAGGCTTTTCATCACTTTTTTGTTCAGAATAATACTTCTAAGGACTTATTAGAATCAATTAATTTTACAAATGTTACAATTGCTGGAGATACTCGTTTTGATCGAGTTTCAAAAATTTTAGAACAAGATAATTCTCTGGGTTTTATAACGGAATTTAAAAATAATCAATACACAATTGTTGCAGGAAGTACTTGGCAAGAAGATGAAGATTTATTAGTAAATTACATAAACAACAATGCTTCAGAAAACGAGAAATTTATAATTGCGCCTCATAATATTAAAAGTGATGCTATTTTAGATTTACAAAAATCAATCCACAAAAAAAGTGTTTTATTTTCTGATAAAGCTGATAAAAAATTAAAAGAATATCAGGTTTTTATTATTGATACAATTGGTATTTTAACCAAAATTTATGCAGCTGCAGATTTGGTTTATGTTGGTGGAGGCTTAAAAACAGGTTTGCATAATATTTTAGAACCAGCTACTTTTGGAGTTCCAGTAATTATTGGTGATAAATTCGACAAATTTCAAGAAGCTAAAGATTTGGTAAAAATAGGAGGTTGTATTTCTATTAAAAATCAAGCAGAATTCAATAAAAATTTTATAGCTTTAAAAAACGATGCAAATTGTAGAAGTTTAATAGGAAACATCAACAAAAAATATATTGAAGACAATCTTGGTGCAACGAATTTAATAATGGAGTATCTAAAAGATAAAATTTAA
- a CDS encoding YeeE/YedE family protein, with protein MNDFDFSSKLYREQIKIKQIMEFLLQPWPWFIGGPLIAISLLLYFYFGQNFGASTNFETLCTMAGAGKVSDYFKKDWKQRDFALMFVIGLVIGGFIAAYYLIPNQTIDLNPKTVQELTDLGFSNVGNQYFPDEIFGENAYSSLKGFLILIVSGILIGFGTRYAGGCTSGHAITGLSSLQLPSLLAVIGFFIGGIIATWFIIPMLF; from the coding sequence TTGAACGATTTTGATTTTTCATCAAAATTGTATCGAGAACAAATTAAAATAAAACAAATTATGGAATTTTTATTACAACCCTGGCCTTGGTTTATTGGTGGCCCCTTAATAGCAATATCACTTTTATTATATTTTTATTTCGGTCAAAATTTTGGTGCTTCCACAAATTTTGAAACACTTTGCACCATGGCTGGAGCAGGTAAAGTTTCAGATTATTTTAAAAAAGATTGGAAACAAAGAGATTTTGCTTTGATGTTTGTAATTGGTTTAGTTATTGGTGGTTTTATTGCAGCTTATTATTTAATTCCAAATCAAACAATCGATTTAAATCCAAAAACCGTTCAAGAACTTACAGATTTAGGTTTCAGCAATGTTGGCAATCAATATTTTCCCGATGAAATATTTGGAGAAAATGCCTACTCATCACTCAAAGGGTTTTTAATTTTAATAGTGTCAGGAATTTTAATCGGTTTTGGAACACGTTATGCAGGAGGCTGTACTTCTGGACATGCAATTACAGGTTTAAGTAGTTTGCAATTGCCATCTTTATTAGCTGTTATAGGTTTTTTTATTGGTGGAATTATCGCAACTTGGTTTATAATTCCGATGCTTTTTTAA
- a CDS encoding YeeE/YedE thiosulfate transporter family protein — MKNIKFLILGIFFAIVLSKVQAISWYRFYEMFKFQSFHMYGVIGGAVVISAIFMQLFKYGKIKDIHGNKIVPKPKKEGVISTIFGGTLFGLGWGISGACAAPVFVILGFELIPAIILIIGALLGAFLYGLISKKLPN; from the coding sequence ATGAAAAACATTAAATTTTTAATTCTCGGAATTTTTTTCGCAATTGTTTTGAGTAAAGTTCAAGCAATTTCTTGGTACCGTTTTTACGAAATGTTTAAGTTTCAATCGTTCCATATGTATGGAGTTATTGGAGGTGCAGTTGTAATTTCTGCTATCTTTATGCAGTTGTTTAAATATGGAAAAATAAAAGACATTCATGGAAATAAAATCGTTCCAAAACCAAAGAAGGAAGGTGTTATCAGTACTATTTTTGGAGGAACATTGTTTGGTTTAGGCTGGGGAATTTCTGGAGCTTGTGCAGCACCTGTTTTTGTAATTCTTGGGTTTGAATTAATTCCAGCAATCATCTTAATAATTGGAGCACTTTTAGGAGCTTTTTTGTATGGATTAATTAGTAAAAAATTGCCTAATTAA
- the moaA gene encoding GTP 3',8-cyclase MoaA, with protein sequence MSKLTDSFGRQISYVRLAVTDRCNLRCQYCMPAHGIDIVPRQELLTFKEMYRLIRVLTELGVNKVRLTGGEPFVRKDFVGFLEMLSHNDLLDAINITTNGALISHHIDKIEQLKKVKNINLSIDSLHREKFAKITRRDVYPEVYKTFELLEKSSLNLKLNVVVQSGFNTDEIVDFVRLTKDKNVAVRFIEEMPFNGKGQRKMQESWTFRKILEEVKTEFDVQEIQSEKSSTSRNYSIENHIGTFGIIPAFTRTICNDCNRIRITSTGTFKNCLFDDGVFNLRDFIRKGASNEDLKDLFLSLIKEKPKNGFIAEANRKSGSASESMSTIGG encoded by the coding sequence ATGAGCAAACTAACAGACAGCTTTGGAAGACAAATAAGTTACGTGCGATTGGCAGTTACAGATCGTTGTAATTTGCGTTGCCAATATTGCATGCCTGCTCATGGAATTGATATTGTGCCCAGACAAGAATTATTGACTTTTAAAGAAATGTATCGTTTAATTCGTGTGCTAACAGAATTGGGCGTAAACAAAGTGCGTTTAACAGGTGGAGAACCTTTTGTACGTAAGGATTTTGTAGGTTTTTTAGAAATGTTGTCTCATAACGATTTGTTAGATGCTATTAATATCACTACAAATGGCGCTTTAATTTCGCATCATATTGATAAAATTGAGCAGCTTAAAAAAGTGAAGAATATCAATTTAAGTATTGATAGTTTACATAGAGAAAAATTTGCGAAAATTACAAGAAGAGATGTATATCCAGAAGTTTATAAAACGTTTGAATTACTTGAAAAAAGTAGTTTAAATTTAAAACTAAATGTGGTTGTACAATCTGGTTTTAATACGGATGAAATCGTCGATTTTGTAAGATTAACGAAAGATAAAAATGTTGCTGTACGTTTCATTGAAGAAATGCCTTTTAATGGAAAAGGACAACGTAAAATGCAAGAAAGCTGGACGTTTAGAAAAATTTTAGAAGAGGTAAAAACCGAGTTTGATGTTCAAGAAATTCAATCAGAAAAATCATCAACTTCAAGGAATTATTCAATTGAAAACCATATAGGAACTTTTGGTATTATTCCTGCATTTACAAGAACTATTTGTAACGATTGTAACAGAATAAGAATCACATCTACAGGAACTTTTAAAAATTGTTTGTTTGATGATGGTGTTTTTAATCTGCGTGATTTTATAAGAAAAGGCGCTTCTAATGAAGACTTAAAAGACCTTTTTTTAAGTTTGATTAAAGAAAAACCAAAAAACGGATTTATTGCAGAAGCAAATCGTAAAAGTGGAAGTGCCTCTGAAAGTATGAGCACTATTGGTGGGTAA
- a CDS encoding VOC family protein — protein MKLGAFSMSLAVKDIHKSKAFYENLGFKVFAGEIEKNYLILKNGNSLIGLFQGMFENNILTFNPGWDENAKQLEEFDDVRTIQKHLKKEGVQLESEVDETTSGKGSFVVMDPDGNAILIDQHV, from the coding sequence ATGAAATTAGGTGCATTTTCTATGAGTTTAGCAGTAAAAGATATTCATAAATCGAAAGCGTTTTATGAAAACTTAGGGTTTAAAGTCTTTGCAGGAGAAATCGAAAAAAATTATTTAATTCTTAAAAATGGAAATTCTCTAATTGGTCTTTTTCAAGGAATGTTTGAAAATAATATTTTAACGTTTAATCCTGGCTGGGATGAAAATGCCAAGCAATTAGAGGAGTTTGATGATGTAAGAACCATCCAAAAACATTTAAAAAAAGAAGGTGTTCAATTAGAATCGGAAGTTGATGAAACCACCTCAGGAAAAGGAAGTTTTGTAGTTATGGATCCTGATGGAAATGCTATATTGATTGATCAGCATGTATAG
- a CDS encoding alpha/beta hydrolase — protein MIIYGISGLGADKRVFQFLKLEHEFTPIDWIDPLKNESITEYAKRFSSVIDTSEKFCVLGVSFGGLIAVEINKFLNPELTILISSAETRNEIPLIYRMLGETKVVKIIPAKLLNPPRWIANRLFGTKQKKLLNEILNDTDLKFTKWAVQELSTWKNEQKVENVLKIVGTKDKLIPLKEDKNIHLIKGGGHLMIIDNADEVSKIINKEIKNLD, from the coding sequence TTGATTATTTACGGAATTAGCGGACTTGGTGCAGATAAAAGAGTTTTTCAATTTTTAAAATTGGAGCATGAATTTACACCCATAGATTGGATTGATCCTTTAAAAAACGAATCTATAACTGAGTATGCTAAACGTTTTTCATCTGTAATTGATACTTCAGAAAAATTTTGTGTTTTAGGTGTTAGTTTTGGTGGTTTGATCGCTGTAGAAATCAATAAGTTTCTAAATCCTGAATTAACCATTTTAATTTCGTCAGCAGAAACTAGAAACGAAATCCCTTTAATTTACAGAATGCTTGGAGAAACAAAGGTTGTTAAAATAATTCCAGCAAAGCTATTGAATCCTCCAAGATGGATTGCCAACAGATTATTTGGTACAAAACAAAAAAAATTATTGAATGAAATTTTAAATGACACTGATTTAAAGTTCACAAAATGGGCAGTTCAAGAATTATCTACTTGGAAAAACGAACAAAAAGTTGAAAATGTATTAAAAATAGTCGGCACAAAAGACAAATTAATTCCACTAAAAGAAGACAAAAACATCCACTTAATAAAAGGTGGAGGCCATTTAATGATTATTGATAATGCTGATGAAGTCAGTAAAATTATTAATAAAGAAATTAAAAATTTAGATTAA
- a CDS encoding ATP-binding protein: MSLLSAFSKEQIIDKIEFENPWWKKNKIDDYYSSMKRRLYFNLFSPLIYEKKIKRAVVLMGPRRVGKTVMLFHLVQDLIDHKVPSKKICYLSIENPIYNGLSLEEMLIHFLRFTKQDDSEELFIIFDEIQYLKNWEVHLKTLVDSYHKIKFIVSGSAAAALKLKSIESGAGRFTDFMLPPLTFHEYIDLKDLSHLISLKIKKWKGISGNYYHTNKINELNNHFIDYINFGGYPEVSLSNEIQSDPGRYIRNDIIDKVLLRDLPSLYGIKDVQELNSLFTTIAYNSGNEFTYEQLAISSGVAKNTLKRYIEYLEAAFLIRVINKIDQNSKKFKRATSFKIYLTNPSLRSALFSPLKKDDDFIRNMVETAIFSQWGHNTGFTPYYARWKNGEVDIVSLSNEKQKPLWAVEIKWSNRFVKSLQKLSNLKSFCLKNKLDRTLVTTLDIEEIKEDDGLTYDFTPSSIYCYTVGRNAIDRKINKTMAITH, translated from the coding sequence ATGAGTTTATTAAGCGCATTTTCTAAAGAACAAATTATTGATAAAATAGAATTTGAAAACCCTTGGTGGAAAAAAAATAAGATTGATGATTATTATTCATCAATGAAAAGAAGACTTTATTTTAATTTATTTTCTCCACTAATTTATGAGAAAAAAATAAAAAGAGCAGTTGTTTTAATGGGACCAAGAAGAGTTGGGAAAACTGTAATGCTTTTTCATTTAGTTCAAGATTTGATAGATCATAAAGTACCTTCAAAAAAAATTTGCTATTTATCCATTGAAAATCCTATTTATAATGGGCTCTCTTTAGAAGAGATGCTAATTCATTTTTTGAGGTTCACGAAACAAGATGATTCAGAAGAATTATTTATCATTTTTGATGAAATTCAATATTTAAAAAACTGGGAGGTACATTTAAAAACACTAGTCGATTCTTATCATAAAATTAAATTTATTGTTTCTGGCTCTGCTGCAGCTGCTTTAAAGTTAAAAAGTATAGAATCAGGAGCAGGAAGATTTACAGATTTTATGCTACCCCCATTAACGTTTCATGAATATATTGACTTAAAAGATTTATCTCATTTAATTTCTTTAAAAATTAAAAAATGGAAAGGAATTTCTGGGAATTATTATCACACCAATAAAATTAATGAACTAAATAATCACTTTATAGATTATATTAATTTTGGAGGCTATCCTGAAGTTTCTTTATCAAATGAAATTCAATCTGATCCTGGTAGATATATTAGAAACGATATTATTGACAAAGTTCTTTTGAGAGATTTACCTAGTTTATACGGAATAAAAGATGTGCAAGAATTAAACTCTTTGTTTACAACAATTGCATATAATTCAGGTAATGAATTTACATACGAACAACTCGCAATAAGTTCTGGCGTAGCAAAAAACACTCTTAAAAGATACATTGAATATTTAGAAGCTGCTTTTTTAATTAGAGTAATTAATAAAATAGATCAAAATTCTAAAAAATTCAAAAGAGCAACATCTTTTAAAATTTATCTAACAAATCCATCATTAAGGAGTGCTTTATTTTCCCCACTTAAAAAAGATGACGATTTTATTCGGAATATGGTTGAAACAGCAATTTTTTCACAGTGGGGTCATAATACAGGTTTTACTCCATATTATGCTAGATGGAAAAACGGTGAGGTTGATATTGTTAGTTTATCAAACGAAAAACAAAAACCTCTTTGGGCTGTTGAAATTAAATGGAGTAATAGATTTGTTAAAAGTCTACAAAAACTTTCAAATCTTAAATCTTTTTGCCTAAAAAATAAACTAGACAGAACTTTAGTTACAACTTTAGATATTGAAGAAATTAAAGAAGATGATGGTTTAACTTATGATTTTACACCAAGTAGCATTTACTGCTATACAGTTGGTAGAAATGCTATTGATCGAAAGATAAACAAAACAATGGCCATTACCCATTAG